CACGCCGACCGACTCGCGGGTCAGGTTCGTCGAGTCCCTCGGGCTCGTGATCGCACCGAGCATCGTCGAGCTCTCGAAGGACAGCGCCGAGTTCTACGGGGAGGTCAGCGCCGAGCTCGCAGACACGATCGACGCCGACATCGTCTTCGCGTACGTCGACTCCCCGGAGCACCTCGCCGCGGTCGAAGCCGACCCGCTCCTCAGCGCGATCCCCGCGATCGCCAGCGGCGCGATCGTCGTCCTCGACGACCCGACGTTCATCCTCTCGACGTCGGCGCCGTCCCCGCTGTCGATCCCGTGGGCCGTGCGCGAGTACGTCCCGCTCATCCAGGAGGCGGCGACGCACGTCGAGTGACGTTGCGAGCCCACCGAGCATGACGCAGACGACCACCAGCGGACAGCCGGTCGCGACCCCTCGGGGCACGCGGCCGGCTGGTCCGCGTCGCGCCACCCTCGTGGCCGGCCTCCTCCTCGGTCTCGCGGCCGGCCTCCTCGTCGCTCTCGTGAGCGTGGGAGTCGGTGCCCGCCAGGTCCCGCTCGACCAGGCCTGGGCCGCGCTCACCGCGTACGTCCCCGGCGACATCGCGCACGAGGCAGTCCGCTCCCGCGTCCCTCGGACGGTCCTCGGCCTCCTCGTCGGGGCGTCCCTCGGCCTCGCCGGCGCCCTCATGCAAGGCCTCACCCGCAACCCCATCGCCGACCCCGGGATCCTTGGCGTCAACGCCGGGGCGTCGATGTTCGTCGTCCTCGGGATCGTCGTCCTCGGCGTGACCTCGCCGGCCGCGCAGGTGTGGTTCGCGTTCGCCGGAGCCGCTGTCGCCGCCGTCGCCGTGTACTGGGTCGCGTCGCTCGGGCGAGGCGGGCCCACCCCCGTGAAGCTCGCGCTCGCCGGAGCGTGCATCACGGCGGCGCTCACCTCCGTCATCACCGCGCTGCTCATCATGAACACGCGCGCCTGGGACACGTTCCGCTTCTGGCAGGTCGGCTCCGTCGCCGGGCGTTCCCTCGACATCGTCGGCACGGTGCTGCCCTACCTCGTCCTCGGGATGCTGGTCGCCCTCGCGAGCGGCCGCGTCCTCAACGCCCTCTCCCTGGGCGACGACCTCGCGCGCGGGCTCGGCCAGAACGTGGGGCGGGCCCGAGGGCTCGCGGCCGTCGGCGTCGTGCTCCTCTGCGGCGGTGCGACGGCGGCAGCCGGCCCGGTCGCGTTCGTCGGCCTCACCGTCCCGCACGTCGCCCGCGCCATCACCGGCCCGGACTATCGGTGGATCCTGCCTTACAGCGGGCTGCTCGGCGCCGTCCTCGTCGTCCTTGCCGACGTCCTCGGCCGGATCGTCGCGCACCCCGGACAGCTCCAGGTCGGCATCGTCACCGCGTTCATCGGGGCGCCCGTGTTCATCGCGCTCGTCCGCCGCAGAAAGCTGGCCGAGCTGTGAGCGTGCCCGCAGCAGAACCGTGGGCTCAGGCCGCCGGAGCGGACCGCGCACCGAGGCCCAGCCCCAGCCCTGTCGCCGTCGTCCGCGCAGCGCGCCGCGAGCGCACCACCCGCTACCGCGTGGTGACCACGGCCCTCGTGGCCGTCACGGTCGGGCTCGTCGTCCTCACGCTGTGCGTCGGGGCGTTCATGGTGTCCTTCGTCGACGTCCTACGGGTCGTCGGCGGCGCAGACATCGACGGGGCGACCTTCGTCGTGTGGGACCTGCGCCTCCCGCGCACCGTCACGGCGGTGTGCGTCGGGGTCGCGTTCGGGCTCTCCGGAGCGATCTTCCAGACGCTCGTCCGCAACCCGCTCGCGAGCCCCGACATCATCGGTATCACCGCCGGAGCGAGCGCCGCGGCCGTCGTCGCCATCATGCTCTTCGGCCTCAACCCCGACCTCGCAGCACCCTTCGCCTTCGGCGGTGCGCTCGTCGCGGCGGCGATCATCTACCTGCTCGCGTGGCGCGGCTCGGTCTCCGGCTACCGCCTCGTGCTCGTCGGTATCGGTGTCGCGGCCATCCTCAACGCTGTGGTGAGCTACGCGCTGACGCGCGGCGACGTCATCGACGCCAACGAGGCCCTCGTGTGGATCACCGGGTCGCTCAACGCCAGCTCGTGGGGCCGCCTGCCCGGGCTCGTCTGGCCGCTGCTCGCGCTCCTCCCGGTCGTGGCGCTCCTCGCCCGCCCGTTGCGCGGCCTCCAGCTCGGTGACGACCTGGCGGCCGGGATCGGCGTCCGGCCAGAGCGTTCCAAGCTCGCGCTCATCGTCGTGGCCGTCGCTCTTGCCGCCATCGCGACGGCTGCTGCCGGACCTGTCGCCTTCGTCGCGTTCGTGTCCGCTCCCATCGCCCGGAGGCTCGCGCCCGGCTCGGGTCTCGCCCTCGTGCCGTCCGGGCTCGTCGGTGCGTGCGTGGTCCTCGCAGCGGACTTCGCCGGTGCCCAGCTGTTCGGGGACACGCGGCTGCCCGTCGGCATCATCACCGGCGTCATCGGCGCGCCGTTCCTCCTGTGGCTGCTCGCCCAGTCCAACCGCACCGGAAAGGGCTGACATGGTCCACCACACGCTCGCCGCACGGGACCTCACGCTCGGGTACGACGCCAAGGTCGTCGTCCCCGACCTCAGCGTCGACATCCCCACCGGGCAGATCACCGTCATCGTCGGCGCCAACGCGTGCGGCAAGTCGACCCTCTTGCGGGGGCTCGCACGGTTGCTCTCGCCGTCGTCGGGCACCGTGCTGCTCGACGGCGAGGACATCCGTTCACGCTCGACGAAGGAGGTCGCGCGCGTGCTCGGTCTGCTGCCCCAGACGCCGATCGCGCCCGACGGCATCACGGTCGCCGACCTCGTGGGTCGAGGACGGTACCCGCACCAGGGCTGGTTCCGGCAGTGGTCCACCGAGGACGACGAGGCCGTGGCGGAGGCGCTCGAGGCGACCTCGACGCTGAGCCTCGCGGGACGCCCGGTCGACGAGCTCTCCGGCGGGCAGCGCCAGCGCGTGTGGATCGCGATGGCGCTCGCGCAGCGCACGGACCTCCTCCTGCTCGACGAGCCGACGACCTTCCTCGACGTCAACCACCAGATCGAGGTCCTCGACCTCCTGTGCCGGCTCAACCGGACGCTCGGGCGCACCGTCGTCATGGTGCTCCACGACCTCAACCTGTCGGCGCGGTACGCCGACCACCTCATCGCCATGAAGGACGGCCAGATCCACAGTCAGGGCACGCCGGCGGAGGTCATGACCGCCCAGGGGATCGAGGAGGTGTTCGGTCTGCGGTGCCGGGTCATCGACGACCCCGAGACGGGCACACCGCTCATGGTGCCGATCGCGGCCCCGCACCTCATCGGACCAGGTCGCTTCGGGGTCCGGACGAGCGCGGTCTGAGGACCACGCACGTCTCAGCGACGAGACCGTCTGCCGGAGCGCTCGGCGCTCACGATAAACTGGCGACCGGTCTGTACCTTGCACCTGCAGCAGACAAGAACCGAGCCCGAGGAGTCCCCGTGGGACGCGTAGTCGTCGACGTCATGCCGAAGCCCGAGATCCTTGACCCGCAGGGCAAAGCCGTCGCCGGAGCCTTGCCACGCCTGGGCTTCACGCAGTTCTCCAGCGTCCGCCAGGGCAAGCGCTTCGAGCTCGAGGTCGACGGTCCTGTCACCGCCGAGGTGCTCGCCGCGGCCCGCGAGGCAGCCGAGCACGTGCTGTCCAACCCCATCATCGAAGACGTCGTCACCGTGTTCGACGCGTCCGACGATGTCGCAGCCGGATGAGCGACACCCAGCACCTCGGCGGCGCCCGCATCGGCGTCGTCACGTTCCCCGGGACGCTCGACGACCGTGACGCGGCCCGTGCCGTCCGGCTCGCGGGCGGGATCGCCGTCCCTCTGTGGCACGCCGACGCCGACCTGCACGGCGTCGACGCGGTCGTCCTGCCCGGTGGGTTCTCGTACGGCGACTACCTGCGCGCCGGTGCGATCTCGCGCTTCGCTCCCGTCATGGAGACCCTCGTCGACGCCGCGAACGGCGGGCTGCCCGTCCTCGGCATCTGCAACGGGTTCCAGATCCTCACCGAGGCGCACCTCCTCCCCGGTTCCATGGTGAAGAACGACGGCCTCGCGTTCCTGTGCACCGAGCAGACCCTCGTCGTGGAGAACGCGACGACCGCCTGGACCAGGGACTACACCCAGGGTGAGCAGATCACCGTCCCGCTGAAGAACCAGGACGGCCAGTTCGTCGCCGACGAGCACACCCTCGACGAGCTCGAGGGCGAGGGTCGCGTCGTGGTCCGCTACGCGGGGGCCAACCCCAACGGGTCGCGCCGCGGGATCGCCGGCATCACGAACGCGGCGGGCAACGTCGTCGGCCTCATGCCGCACCCCGAGCACGCCGTCGAGTCCGGTTTCGGGACGGCTGCGGTCCAGGGGCCCCGCGCGGGCACGGACGGTCTGAAGTTCTTCACGTCCGTCCTCGGCTCGCTCGTCCGCGCCTGATCGCCCGCTCGTCGTGACAGTTCCTGGGGTGCCTGACGCCGTCGTCGAGACCGTGCCGTGGGACCTCGCCGAGGTCGACGCCCTGCGGCGGGAGCAGCAGGTCGAGCTCCGTGGTCGGTACGGTTCCGGCGAGCCCGGACCGCCGCCGACCGGCCGCGGGCTCGTCGCGATGGTCCTCGTCCGGGTCGACGGCGAGCCGAGCGCGTGCGGCGCGGTCCAGGACATCACGGGGGAGCACCCCGACCTCGGGGCGGGACGCACCGGGGAGATCAAGCGCGTCTTCGTCCGTGTCTCTGCTCGGCGCCGCGGCCTGTCCAGGCTCGTCATGGCGGCACTGCACGAGCACGCGCGCGACGCGGGTCTCGACCGGCTCGTCCTCGAGACCGGCATGCTCCAGCCCGAGGCGATCGCACTCTACGAGGCGTGCGGCTACAGCCTGATCGACAACTACGGCCCGTACGCCACGGACCCGGTGTCCCTCTGCTACGCGTACGACCTCACCTGAAGAGTCCGCATCCGAGCAACCCCCTGGCCTGACTGGCCGGGCCCACGCCGGTGCCGGTGCCGGTGCCGGTGCAGGTGCAGGTGCAGGTGAGATCGGGCACTTGTCTCGGGCTCGGGCAGTCAATAGCCCTAGCCCGAGACAAGTGCCCGAGGTGGGTGCCGGTGTCCGGGGCGTTCGGCGACTACTGCACGATCCCAGCGTCGTCGCGGCGAGGCTCCGGAAGCACGCCGTCAGGTCGCCGCGAGGGCCCGCTCGACGTCCTCGATGAGGTCGAGGGGGTCTTCGAGGCCGATGCTCAGCCGCACGGTCGTCTCCATGATGCCGACCGCGGCGCGGCCGGCAGGGCCGAGCTTGCGGTGGGTCGTGGTCGCGGGGTGCGTGACGAGCGACTTCGCGTCGCCGAGGTTGTTGGAGATGTCGATGACCTCGAGCGCGTCGAGGAAC
This sequence is a window from Sanguibacter antarcticus. Protein-coding genes within it:
- a CDS encoding FecCD family ABC transporter permease; the protein is MTQTTTSGQPVATPRGTRPAGPRRATLVAGLLLGLAAGLLVALVSVGVGARQVPLDQAWAALTAYVPGDIAHEAVRSRVPRTVLGLLVGASLGLAGALMQGLTRNPIADPGILGVNAGASMFVVLGIVVLGVTSPAAQVWFAFAGAAVAAVAVYWVASLGRGGPTPVKLALAGACITAALTSVITALLIMNTRAWDTFRFWQVGSVAGRSLDIVGTVLPYLVLGMLVALASGRVLNALSLGDDLARGLGQNVGRARGLAAVGVVLLCGGATAAAGPVAFVGLTVPHVARAITGPDYRWILPYSGLLGAVLVVLADVLGRIVAHPGQLQVGIVTAFIGAPVFIALVRRRKLAEL
- a CDS encoding FecCD family ABC transporter permease, whose protein sequence is MPAAEPWAQAAGADRAPRPSPSPVAVVRAARRERTTRYRVVTTALVAVTVGLVVLTLCVGAFMVSFVDVLRVVGGADIDGATFVVWDLRLPRTVTAVCVGVAFGLSGAIFQTLVRNPLASPDIIGITAGASAAAVVAIMLFGLNPDLAAPFAFGGALVAAAIIYLLAWRGSVSGYRLVLVGIGVAAILNAVVSYALTRGDVIDANEALVWITGSLNASSWGRLPGLVWPLLALLPVVALLARPLRGLQLGDDLAAGIGVRPERSKLALIVVAVALAAIATAAAGPVAFVAFVSAPIARRLAPGSGLALVPSGLVGACVVLAADFAGAQLFGDTRLPVGIITGVIGAPFLLWLLAQSNRTGKG
- a CDS encoding ABC transporter ATP-binding protein codes for the protein MVHHTLAARDLTLGYDAKVVVPDLSVDIPTGQITVIVGANACGKSTLLRGLARLLSPSSGTVLLDGEDIRSRSTKEVARVLGLLPQTPIAPDGITVADLVGRGRYPHQGWFRQWSTEDDEAVAEALEATSTLSLAGRPVDELSGGQRQRVWIAMALAQRTDLLLLDEPTTFLDVNHQIEVLDLLCRLNRTLGRTVVMVLHDLNLSARYADHLIAMKDGQIHSQGTPAEVMTAQGIEEVFGLRCRVIDDPETGTPLMVPIAAPHLIGPGRFGVRTSAV
- the purS gene encoding phosphoribosylformylglycinamidine synthase subunit PurS; amino-acid sequence: MGRVVVDVMPKPEILDPQGKAVAGALPRLGFTQFSSVRQGKRFELEVDGPVTAEVLAAAREAAEHVLSNPIIEDVVTVFDASDDVAAG
- the purQ gene encoding phosphoribosylformylglycinamidine synthase subunit PurQ, whose amino-acid sequence is MSDTQHLGGARIGVVTFPGTLDDRDAARAVRLAGGIAVPLWHADADLHGVDAVVLPGGFSYGDYLRAGAISRFAPVMETLVDAANGGLPVLGICNGFQILTEAHLLPGSMVKNDGLAFLCTEQTLVVENATTAWTRDYTQGEQITVPLKNQDGQFVADEHTLDELEGEGRVVVRYAGANPNGSRRGIAGITNAAGNVVGLMPHPEHAVESGFGTAAVQGPRAGTDGLKFFTSVLGSLVRA
- a CDS encoding GNAT family N-acetyltransferase, whose protein sequence is MPDAVVETVPWDLAEVDALRREQQVELRGRYGSGEPGPPPTGRGLVAMVLVRVDGEPSACGAVQDITGEHPDLGAGRTGEIKRVFVRVSARRRGLSRLVMAALHEHARDAGLDRLVLETGMLQPEAIALYEACGYSLIDNYGPYATDPVSLCYAYDLT